The following coding sequences lie in one Caproicibacterium argilliputei genomic window:
- a CDS encoding biotin/lipoyl-containing protein: MKHLKITVNGIPYDVQVEEQDSAAVQPPKLQPQPVAAAAPKAATPAPVSAPAAKPAADAEVINSPMPGTIVNIPVQPGQSVQSGDVLLILEAMKMENEIMAPHEAVVDSVLVSKGQSVESGTPLVALR, translated from the coding sequence ATGAAACATCTGAAAATTACCGTTAATGGCATTCCCTATGATGTACAGGTAGAGGAACAAGATTCCGCTGCGGTGCAACCACCCAAGCTACAGCCACAGCCGGTTGCGGCTGCGGCTCCCAAAGCAGCCACACCGGCGCCTGTTTCAGCACCTGCAGCCAAACCGGCTGCAGACGCGGAAGTTATCAACAGTCCCATGCCGGGCACAATTGTCAATATTCCTGTTCAGCCGGGACAGAGTGTGCAATCGGGCGATGTGCTTTTAATTCTGGAAGCAATGAAAATGGAAAATGAGATTATGGCTCCGCACGAAGCGGTGGTTGACAGCGTATTGGTTTCCAAAGGGCAGAGCGTGGAGTCCGGAACACCGCTCGTGGCACTCCGTTAA
- a CDS encoding carboxyl transferase domain-containing protein yields the protein MSNTGAVDSLQNARERMTNTVGEKRLSALFDEGSFLEIDRFALSGNAGVEAAAGFGTVEGCPVYAFAQNSDLSGGAISRAQAQKIQKIFTLAAQNGAPVVGIYDSIGGRLQEGGSLLEDYGGILQKTNALSGVVPQISLILGPCIGASAMIAACADFVVMSQNAELTISSGGEDGAAVDAAKRGEAALVLPTEEAAVAAARSLLAKLPANNLDAVGFDDENDATGILQAGISAKEAAQAVSNAGSLQELSALFGASAFTALAGIGGISAGVVAYDGVLDADSCVKAARFIRFCDAFHIPVLSFVNADKFISLRAASMLSDAYAEATTAKISVLVGKAYGSVYLATAGCGANADYTMAWPDAVVSALAPETGAAFLWNDRLADSADPIGDRKKLIAQYAHEEGSPLKAAGYGLIETVVLPQETRDKLLHVLDMLSSKRVSTMPKKHNNIQL from the coding sequence ATGAGCAATACCGGTGCGGTTGACTCGCTGCAAAATGCGCGGGAGCGCATGACAAACACCGTGGGTGAAAAACGCCTCAGTGCCCTTTTTGACGAAGGCAGCTTTTTAGAGATTGACCGCTTTGCCCTGTCTGGAAATGCCGGAGTGGAGGCGGCAGCCGGATTTGGCACCGTGGAAGGTTGCCCAGTCTATGCTTTTGCGCAGAACAGCGACCTTTCTGGCGGCGCAATCAGCAGGGCACAGGCACAGAAAATTCAAAAAATATTCACACTGGCCGCACAGAACGGCGCACCGGTGGTCGGAATTTATGATTCTATCGGTGGACGCTTGCAGGAAGGCGGCAGTTTGCTCGAAGATTATGGCGGAATTTTGCAAAAGACCAATGCGCTTTCCGGCGTGGTTCCGCAGATTTCACTGATTTTAGGCCCCTGCATCGGCGCATCCGCAATGATTGCCGCGTGCGCGGACTTTGTTGTAATGTCCCAAAATGCGGAATTAACAATTTCTTCAGGCGGCGAAGATGGTGCCGCCGTGGATGCGGCGAAACGTGGGGAAGCAGCGCTGGTGCTGCCGACAGAAGAAGCAGCGGTTGCCGCGGCGCGCAGTCTGCTTGCGAAGCTTCCTGCCAATAATCTGGATGCCGTCGGTTTTGATGATGAAAATGACGCGACGGGTATCCTGCAGGCGGGCATTTCTGCGAAAGAAGCGGCGCAAGCTGTGTCGAATGCCGGTTCTCTGCAGGAACTGAGTGCTTTATTTGGGGCATCCGCGTTTACGGCGTTGGCGGGAATCGGCGGTATTTCTGCGGGTGTGGTGGCTTATGACGGTGTGCTTGACGCGGATTCCTGCGTCAAGGCTGCGCGATTTATTCGCTTTTGTGATGCGTTTCATATCCCCGTTCTTAGTTTTGTGAACGCAGATAAGTTTATTTCTCTGCGCGCAGCTTCTATGCTCTCGGATGCTTATGCGGAAGCAACGACCGCGAAAATTTCCGTTTTAGTTGGAAAGGCGTATGGCTCGGTATATCTCGCGACTGCCGGTTGCGGTGCCAATGCGGATTATACGATGGCGTGGCCGGATGCGGTGGTTTCTGCTTTGGCACCAGAAACCGGAGCGGCTTTTCTTTGGAATGACAGACTGGCTGACTCTGCCGACCCAATAGGCGATCGCAAAAAATTGATTGCGCAGTATGCGCATGAAGAGGGAAGCCCATTGAAGGCAGCGGGTTACGGCTTGATTGAAACTGTTGTTTTACCACAGGAGACACGGGATAAACTGCTTCACGTACTGGACATGCTTTCGTCTAAACGTGTTTCGACCATGCCGAAAAAACACAACAATATCCAGCTTTAA
- a CDS encoding pseudouridine synthase yields MTETIRLQKILADAGVASRRKAEEMISAGFVKVNDRPAQVGDKADPKHDKITVHGKLLNTHTQAVYLMLHKPRGFITTMSDERDRKCVAELVKEVPARVYPVGRLDRESEGLLLMTNDGEFANAMTHPSRHVPKTYRVTVRPGVTEEQLTQLTVGIMIEGRKTAPAQVRVLHQESGRVVLEIVLHEGRNRQIRKMCEAVGLEVARLKRTAIGPLRLSMLQSGEWRYLTPQEVKQLTAAAKADKRMPVQR; encoded by the coding sequence ATGACAGAAACAATTCGATTACAGAAAATTTTGGCGGACGCTGGCGTGGCGTCCCGGCGCAAGGCGGAGGAAATGATTTCAGCTGGCTTTGTAAAAGTGAATGACCGCCCTGCACAGGTCGGAGATAAAGCAGACCCGAAGCACGATAAGATTACAGTACATGGAAAGTTGCTCAATACACATACGCAGGCCGTTTATCTCATGCTGCACAAACCACGCGGATTCATCACAACCATGTCTGACGAACGCGACCGAAAGTGCGTCGCAGAACTGGTGAAGGAAGTGCCCGCCCGCGTTTATCCGGTCGGCAGGCTGGACCGGGAAAGCGAAGGACTGCTGCTGATGACGAATGACGGGGAGTTTGCCAATGCTATGACGCATCCGTCACGACACGTGCCAAAGACCTATCGCGTTACAGTGCGTCCGGGTGTGACCGAAGAGCAGCTCACACAGCTTACGGTTGGCATTATGATTGAGGGGCGCAAAACAGCTCCGGCACAGGTCAGGGTTCTGCATCAGGAGAGCGGAAGAGTGGTTCTGGAGATTGTCCTGCATGAGGGCAGGAATCGCCAGATTCGAAAGATGTGCGAAGCGGTTGGGCTGGAGGTCGCCCGCTTGAAGCGAACGGCAATTGGCCCACTGCGGCTGAGTATGCTGCAGTCCGGTGAATGGCGGTACCTGACACCGCAGGAAGTCAAGCAGCTGACAGCTGCAGCCAAAGCTGACAAGCGTATGCCGGTGCAGCGGTGA
- a CDS encoding D-alanyl-D-alanine carboxypeptidase family protein has protein sequence MYQNRKLKSLLKSLVTLLLAGAVVIGARCPVSAAEIPAVPTVSAQSAILVNADDGSALWQKNAQQKRPMASTTKIMTALLTLEAAACEDRTVEITADMLRVEGSSMGLQVGDRISLKGLAAGMLSTSGNDAAMAAAYALAGGPVPFAKKMNQRAQELGMVHTHFVTPSGLDDEEHYSTAEDMAKLACAAMKNEDFAAITARKTVKVTFAQPAATRAYTNHNKLLAQYQGCIGVKTGFTKKAGRCLVSCAQRSGVRLIAVTLNAPDDWKDHQTMLDYGFSQLQSVPLDDSAYTANLPVVGSSVISVQVKGTAGGALVIPKGAKLVRSVELPHFLYAPLDKTQPVGQVVYRLNGREVGHTVLTAGPAVVQQASKRSFGQILLDFFQSVFQ, from the coding sequence TTGTATCAAAATAGAAAATTGAAAAGTTTATTAAAAAGCCTAGTCACACTGCTGCTTGCAGGTGCAGTCGTTATCGGAGCGCGGTGTCCGGTTTCCGCAGCAGAAATTCCTGCGGTGCCAACGGTTTCCGCACAGTCGGCAATTTTAGTCAATGCGGATGATGGCTCGGCTTTGTGGCAGAAAAATGCGCAGCAGAAACGTCCCATGGCCAGCACAACGAAAATCATGACTGCACTCTTGACATTGGAGGCGGCAGCTTGTGAGGACCGCACGGTGGAGATTACAGCGGATATGCTGCGAGTTGAGGGGTCTTCCATGGGGCTGCAGGTGGGCGACCGCATTTCCCTGAAAGGGCTTGCGGCGGGAATGCTCAGTACATCCGGCAATGATGCGGCTATGGCAGCGGCATATGCGCTTGCCGGAGGGCCGGTGCCTTTTGCAAAGAAAATGAACCAGCGTGCACAGGAACTTGGAATGGTCCATACGCATTTTGTCACGCCATCCGGTCTGGATGACGAGGAACATTACTCTACAGCGGAGGATATGGCGAAACTTGCGTGCGCGGCAATGAAAAATGAAGATTTCGCGGCTATTACGGCACGAAAAACAGTCAAAGTTACATTCGCACAGCCAGCAGCTACCAGAGCATATACCAATCATAATAAATTGCTTGCCCAGTATCAGGGCTGTATCGGTGTTAAAACCGGTTTTACCAAGAAAGCGGGACGCTGCTTGGTCAGCTGTGCGCAGCGCAGCGGGGTTCGCCTGATTGCCGTTACGCTGAACGCACCGGATGACTGGAAAGACCACCAGACCATGCTGGATTACGGCTTTTCTCAGCTGCAGTCGGTTCCGCTGGACGACAGCGCTTATACGGCAAATCTGCCGGTTGTGGGGAGCAGCGTTATTAGTGTACAGGTGAAAGGAACGGCTGGGGGCGCTCTCGTGATTCCGAAAGGCGCGAAATTGGTGCGCAGTGTGGAACTGCCACATTTTTTGTACGCACCGCTTGACAAAACACAGCCGGTCGGACAGGTGGTTTACCGACTGAACGGGCGAGAAGTTGGCCACACAGTCTTGACAGCCGGTCCCGCCGTAGTGCAGCAGGCATCCAAACGCAGTTTTGGGCAGATTCTACTGGACTTTTTTCAAAGCGTGTTTCAGTAA
- the ytfJ gene encoding GerW family sporulation protein, with product MSGNHPIEGMMDTTLSNIKQMVDINTIVGDPITSPDGTIIIPISKISYGFASGGSDFACKVSPDKEFFGGGAGAGVSINPVAFLTISNGNVKMLQIDPYNSSADRIVGMVPDIVDKVNDMLNSKKKKKENQPEGTAETFPTEPQV from the coding sequence ATGAGCGGCAACCATCCAATTGAGGGCATGATGGACACAACCCTCAGCAACATTAAACAAATGGTGGATATCAACACCATTGTCGGTGACCCAATCACATCTCCGGACGGTACCATCATCATTCCAATTTCTAAAATTAGTTACGGATTTGCATCCGGCGGTTCTGACTTTGCCTGCAAAGTAAGTCCGGATAAGGAGTTCTTCGGCGGCGGCGCCGGTGCGGGCGTTTCTATTAACCCAGTGGCTTTTCTGACGATTTCAAACGGGAATGTGAAGATGCTGCAGATTGACCCATACAATTCCTCGGCAGATCGCATCGTCGGCATGGTGCCGGATATCGTAGACAAGGTCAACGATATGTTAAACAGCAAAAAGAAGAAGAAAGAAAATCAGCCGGAGGGAACAGCAGAAACTTTTCCAACCGAGCCGCAAGTATAA
- a CDS encoding DUF2953 domain-containing protein, protein MTFWKIFLLINAVGFLLTMASVRFRLSYEQELGLKISYLCFSYTVFPKKEKTKKQKLQRQVQNKKPRENMLKTVYQEKGLRGLLHLLRFLTEIAAGALQNVFRHMRVKTLSLHVAVAQADAAETAVVYGNVCAVIYPTFSALTGKMQCKRFEVAVVPDFQAAQTKIQGYADVKVRVSILLITAVQALFKYMKTAKSATINEENKKGKGGVANERQPSN, encoded by the coding sequence ATGACCTTCTGGAAAATTTTTTTGCTGATAAATGCCGTCGGCTTCTTGCTGACGATGGCTTCCGTTCGTTTTCGTTTGTCCTATGAGCAGGAACTGGGGCTGAAGATTTCTTATCTGTGCTTTTCTTATACAGTTTTTCCAAAAAAAGAAAAGACAAAAAAGCAAAAGTTGCAGCGGCAGGTCCAAAATAAGAAACCGCGTGAAAATATGCTGAAAACTGTGTATCAGGAAAAAGGACTGCGGGGTTTGCTGCATTTGCTGCGTTTCCTGACAGAAATTGCGGCGGGAGCCTTGCAGAATGTGTTTCGTCATATGCGTGTCAAAACCCTTTCACTGCACGTGGCAGTAGCGCAGGCAGATGCGGCGGAAACTGCCGTTGTTTATGGCAACGTTTGCGCGGTGATCTATCCGACGTTTTCTGCACTGACTGGCAAAATGCAATGCAAGCGGTTTGAAGTTGCCGTTGTACCCGATTTTCAGGCGGCGCAGACTAAAATTCAAGGGTATGCAGATGTCAAAGTTCGGGTATCTATTCTGCTGATCACAGCCGTACAGGCGTTGTTCAAATACATGAAAACAGCAAAATCGGCTACAATAAACGAAGAAAATAAAAAGGGAAAAGGCGGTGTAGCAAATGAGCGGCAACCATCCAATTGA